A window of the Henckelia pumila isolate YLH828 chromosome 3, ASM3356847v2, whole genome shotgun sequence genome harbors these coding sequences:
- the LOC140890259 gene encoding probable receptor-like protein kinase At4g10390 — protein sequence METKSKKAAGSSSKASKTQQRKDDPRIFTYEQLKEMTNEFDKLIGEGQYAKVYKGTLNNKDIAVKIYMDEYKMYWENEREALINFDHPNIVSLLGIYHDDNRFCLILNYVPRNLEEVLEGNLGWPYAHKILLQLAAAIGEISAKNFVVGDIKPDNVLIDEEYNVCLCDFGSAKIGGKDLPTVNPYYAAKEILLKGSGTPAADVYSFGVILLQIIMK from the exons ATGGAGACTAAATCAAAGAAGGCAGCTGGTTCAAGTTCAAAAGCTTCAAAGACACAGCAG AGGAAAGATGACCCTCGAATCTTTACTTATGAACAACTCAAAGAAATGACTAATGAGTTTGATAAACTCATTGGTGAGGGACAATATGCAAAAGTCTACAAAGGAACACTAAACAACAAAGATATCGCCGTGAAAATCTACATGGATGAATACAAAATGTATTGGGAG AATGAAAGAGAGGCTCTCATCAACTTTGACCATCCAAATATCGTATCGTTGCTCGGAATATACCATGATGATAACAGGTTTTGTTTAATCTTAAACTACGTTCCAAGAAATCTTGAAGAAGTTCTTGAAg GGAATCTCGGATGGCCGTATGCGCACAAAATACTCTTACAACTCGCTGCAGCAATTGGAGAAATTTCAGCGAAAAATTTTGTGGTCGGTGATATAAAACCCGACAATGTATTGATAGATGAG GAATATAATGTTTGCTTGTGCGATTTCGGATCAGCTAAAATTGGTGGAAAAGACTTGCCGACGGTAAATCCATATTACGCGGCAAAAGAAATATTACTCAAAG GAAGCGGAACACCAGCTGCGGATGTCTACAGTTTCGGTGTGATTCTTTTGCAGATtattatgaaataa